The following is a genomic window from Pseudophryne corroboree isolate aPseCor3 chromosome 3, aPseCor3.hap2, whole genome shotgun sequence.
aaaatgagccgGACTGAAATTgacaaaaagcactgttgtcaaatcgacattcttcaattgaatatacttttgaagaaaagccgcatttttaccattgcagacatgtcgaatttgacaactgtcgaattgcaaaaagtcgaatttgaaacggccgtttttttgtcgaaaagtactgtattgcattgtcgaatcatttttttgtgtcgaaaatgccccgtatttcgacatttgcggcaattcgaccgcaattgcatatacccctatgtgttgatGTCTGCAGGGAGAGAGTGTGCACATATTGGGGGTTGTTCAGAGTTGGTTGCAATCGTAGCAAAACCAAAATGGTATAAACCAGCTAACCCTGatgataatacaaataataataataataataatctaacgGAAAAAAAATATATTGTCATACAAAACTTTTAAACTTCTGAAatgtaaaaaaatgtaaacaagaaaacatgctatacatttatatattgatttcataattACCTTGCTTAACATGGATGATTCCCTTAAATGCTCTTTGCTTACATAGTATCCAACATTTAACTCCaaataaatagttttttttatccaGTAATGAGTAACATTAACAAAAATAAACAATTTCCAAAAAAATGAAAATATCCAACTTGTAAAGATGAAACTAAATAGCTGATATTTTCCTtgaaaaataaatgttaaaaagtCTCCTAAAGTATGGCAATAAATAGTTTTGAAGTTTTTTTTTTCCTGGGATGAATTATGGTCTCAAATTATGCGCGATGCCTCGCAAAAAGGTTAGTGTGTCCAAAGCATCTCTATTGCGGGCACATGTCTGCAATGCTTTTTCCTTACTTACATCGTCTTTGCATGGTAGGGTTCTGGCAACATTTCCAATAACTAATTCAATTTGATTCTTTGTATTACGCTGCTCCATGATGAGATGAGTAATTAGATTGAATACTCCTAATGTTCTTTGACCAAGAATCGTATTCCATCTTTGATGCCATCCCTCCAACTCATTTTGTGTCCTGGGGATACCCAGGTCATTATTTTCAGCAACAGACCAAATTGATGGGGGATAACAAGGGGATATTCTAATAGCATTGCGACTTTTTCCAAGAACAAAATTTTCTTCAAAATATTGAATAACTGGAGCAGCATTCCTAGGCATATGAGTTTTTAATTTGACAAATGCAGAAGGTATCTCACTTTCTGGTAGGAAAGCCAGAGCCTGTAACTGTCTCATTTGAATTGAAAAGTCAGACTCTGCTCCATTTTGGTCACCTAAACCTGCGCTCTGGATACTTCTCCAGATGTTCTGAGACAAATGAAACAGACCGCATTTCTGAGTACTGCATGGAAACTCACTCTTTGCTGCATTTATGGTCGCCAACTCAAAGTCCGTCATTATATACTGTGGAGCAAGCTCGATATCATTTTCCTCTGCATAATCCTGTAGATCTGAAAAAAACTTTTTGTAACATTCCTCACTTTTGCTAGACAGTAACCCGTAAACCAGCGGTAGGAATCTTTGTGTGGATTCATCTGTTCCAACCATAGCGTGAATGGAACACAAATGATGGAACATAGTGTGACATGTCTTAAAAGTACCATCCATAACCCAGTAAGGTGCCTCTTGCAGTTTACGAATGTTCTCCAAGGTAGCAAATATTAATATTCGGTTATCTGCAAAAGTAGTGTCTTTGGCCAGGAAAAGTTCACCACCAATTTCCCTTAAATGCTGGGGTACATTAATATCTGTTAATGATCGTGTTTTGGCAAGAAAGTCCTCTCTCCTCGCTCTTTTTATTGCTTGTCTTAGTGCATCACGACGCCTAGCTACATCAGTTTCCTCTGCCCATGGGGGGTGATTGTGTTCTCCATGTGAACAGACTACGGGTGTTCCGAATTCAATAGTGCTGGCATATGATGGACAATATCCACTTTTCTTCTCCACGCAATTCCAGTAACATATATCTCCTAGCTGCTTGCTTTTTGCAAATAAATATCCCTCTATGTTCAACAGCATGGATCCTTTTTGAGACAGAACGAGTTTGCATGATGGCTGATGTTGTTTTGCCATTTTGTAAAAAAGTATAATAATTTAAAATAAATCCAAATGGTGAAAACTACAAAAGGAAAATTGAAAATAGGTTAAAGTGAAGATTATCCTATGCTCTCCTCAATTTTTCGACAATCCTTGGGTTTTTCCAAAAGCGCTTGAAAGTCAGAATCAGCTAAGTGATAAAGCCCAGCAGTGATGCCaactctaaaataaaaaaaacaagcaactgatgAGTGAAAAACAGGCCCAAAACAAATGCAGAACCAGCGTCCTCACTACTGCTAGTGCTTGTCTCTCCACACACACATCCTCACTCCTGCTCTTTCCACACACTGGTTCTCCATGCCCCTCCTTTATGTCCTGACTCTGCACTGTCCAATCCACCTCCTCCACTATGAGTTTAGGTAGAGCCTCTCTCACACTTCCTGATTGCATTAACTCCTTCAGGCCCTGAAGCCCAGGCTAGTGTATTGGTATCCATAGTAAAGAAGGACAGTGCAGTGTATTACAAGATTAGGCATATTCTCTAAAACATAAAAtgttcttatatacacacacagtactgtgcaaaagttttaggcaggtatggaaaaaatgctgcaaagtaagaatgctttaaataaTAAAGgtgttaatagtttttttttatcaattaaaatgcaaagtgaatgaacagaagagtagcctacatcaaatcaatatttgtcgtgaccaccctttgccttcaaaatatcatcaattcttctaggtacacttgcacacgggtacacatgcacagtttttaaaggaactctgcagggaggttgtcctaaacatcttggagaactaaccacagatcttctttggatgtaggcttgctcaaattcttctgtcttttcatgtaatcccagacagattcgatgatgttgagatcagggatctgtgggggccatatcataacTTCCAGGGCTCCTCATTCTTCCTTACGCtgaagttcttaatgacattgactgtctgtttgaggtcattgtcctgatgcagaataaatttggGTCAAGCaaatgatggtattgcatgatggataagtaccttcctgtatttctcagcattgaagcacaaagaaactggCAACATTGAGGACCGCAGATGCAGTGGTCAGCCAAGCAAACTTCCCTTTGaaattggaagatgtccagcagtgccatcagctcagaactcggCTCAGAAGTCTGGTCAgacgtggtcttcatggaagaattgcagcaAAAAAGCCATACCATCgacatggaaacaaggccaagcgactcaactatgtaAGAAAACTGcaagaactggggtgcagaaaaagttgggggcacaactactggtgccacaactaatgggggcacagctgcagggagcacACTAAggtggccacaactaatgggggcacagctgcaggggggcatatcagctactgggggcacagctgcagggggcataacagctactggggcaaagctgcagggggcacaacagctgcaggagggcataacagctactgtgggcacagctctacagggtgcacaatgctacagggggcaaaactacagggatcaAAACTGATCACGCCcatttcctatgaagccacgcccccattattttacgcacgccttcggcgcacactaacCCTATTTCGCCGTctcgggggggggggtgtatgggggtgccaaaggaaactttcgccccggggcgccacaaggtctagaaccagccctgtcaggGACCTACAGCAGACAAGCGTCTGTTGCGATTAATACCAAGTGCACAGCCAGGACTGTCAGATACCTTCCAGCTGGCAGGACCAACTTACTGTACATACGGTTACCATAttgtgcactatggccctcattccgagttgttcgctcgttgccgagtttcgctatattgcgattagtcgtttactgcgcatgcgcaaggttcgcagagcacatgcgcttagtttattttactcaaaagttaggtattttactcacggcataacgaggatttttcatcgttctggtgatcggagtgtgattgacaggaagtgggtgtttctgggcggaaactgcccgttttatgggagtgtgcgaataaacgctggcgtttctgggaaaatcgcaggagtgtctgaagaaacggaggagtgtctgggcgaaggctgggtgtgtttgtgacgtcaaaccaggaacgaaactgactgaactgatcgcagtggcagagtaagtctggagctactcagaaactgctaagaattttctattcgcaaatctgctaatctttcgttcgcaattctgctaagctaagatacactcccagagggcggcggcttagcgtgtgcagtgctgctaaaagcagctagcgagcgaacaactcggaatgagggccaatatgtttatACCACCTACAATCCGTTCACCACAGCTGTTTAGTAAGGATGGCACAGTGTCCACACGGTGAAGTGAAGCTATTTGTTTTAGACCTTTGATTGTCACATCAGAACCTTGGTCAATTACCAAATTGTCTGTTATTACTTCAAAGACCTTCCTTACCCAGGATAGAGGTAGAATTATTACATCCTTGCAACATTAATTGCACTTTTATTATTAGAATCCAGTATATTCAGTTATCTATAGCTGTCAACATACTTGAGACATTATACCTTGGATTCATTGTTGCAATTTAGTTACATCAATCTTAGGAAGTCTCCACTGTATTATATcggtgtgatgatgatgatgatgatgatgatgttgttgttgttgttgttgttgtgtttttttctgttttgagTTTTTAAacatcacttttttttttataatgggggtacagaaaagaaaaagggaAGACGGGAAAACAATTGGGGTGCCAGGAAGAATGTTTCCAAATAGATATAATTTCCATACTCATATACATCAAGTTAAGGCATCAATAATACATGACAGATCTTGAAATACAATAATATACTGAAAAAGTTACTGATCAGAATGGGGAGAATCTAAAGACACTAATATCTATCGGACTGCTATAAATCGTTGAGTGAGGAAGAATATTTAACATATGTAGTTTAAAATAAATAATGCTTTTGAATTTTATTCATAATAATATCAATATTTGGGATCGAGGCCGATCTCCACAATTGCGCTATAGAGGCTTTAGTGGCAACTAAAATATGACCAAGAATATATCTGTTGCTGCTGTTTATCATGCTTTATTATCATGTTTTTTTATGTAAGCCATTGCCTGCAGAACTCTTGTATCTAATAGATATTTATAGCATAGTGTGTGTCTATAGCACTgctatcattttttttttcttttaccattTTAAATCATTACAGGTTTATTATAGCTGCTGCTGATAAATACATGTTAATTATATTTGTATATATCTAACTGGTTAATAATTTGTATTATTTTGGATGTTTAGATGGCGCCTCTCGCCTCTGTATGTGTGTTGTTTTTGCAACACTGAAGCCCAGCTATCCAGATTTCAATGAACAATTGGCATGCCATGCCAATATGTCAAATTAATAGAAAAAGACTGACCAGTAGGATTGTTAATCCAGGTTCATTTACATGATAGATTAGACAGGTTTACTAGTATTACAGACATTAGATTGTATGTAATGCTGAGGTTTAACATGTAGTTGCTAGTATAAAATTCAAAAGTTTctgagattatgatgtcataaagtagTGTGGGTTTTGGTTTATAATCAAATGATATTAAATATCATAGTCTCAATAATATGTTGAAAATAAAATAGGCACTAGTTTCTTTAAATGAAAATTTTGTCTGCAAGTAGAGAAGATGAGTTTCCTGTAACCTTAGAACATAATACCTAATTATAATTCAAGTTAGTTCAAGAGGTCAACCTCTTTGTCCTTTGTCTTGTAATTGATTTACCTATTGTGTGTGGAAAATACATTCAGACTTagtgggttttttgttttgttttttggagtCTCTattcatgggttgcagacactgatTCAGCATATCAGATCAGATTAGACAATACAAAACCAAGTGATGCAATAAACTTTAATTGTACACCTTATATATTGAAAATTTGGTCTGCAAGTAGAGTTTACTTAGAACATAATACCTAATTGTAATTCAATTTAGTTTAAGAAGTAAATTtctttgtcttgtaagtgatttaTCCATTGTGTGTGAATACACATTCCGCaacaggggtaaatgtaatagggtgtgacaaGTGCCACTCAACCAgtcaaccaggttgattttgccatgtaaatgattgccacgttAAAAaaaaggagaactctcacaaaatctctcacatccTGATTCTCAAGGGCAGAACAGACGGGAGAtttctcccggagatgtgtgctgggcAATCTATCACACACCGCTCaggacacatctcccccccccccccccctaaatccggctatagcgacgtgcggggccacgcattgcattgcacccctacacacggagtgatgtgttcttaatttctaagtaacggaggttaaagtgagccagaacggggcggatctgtgttccgtcagttccaattggagacagaacgcagttctgcctcctctggcttacctaacccagaatgtgagcccGGAGCCGAAtggggatgccgggcgcccgctgaggttctgttaccagcgggcaccagcACATTCCCCTCATGGGCAGCCAGAGCTTACTCCTGAGCTCCGCttccggcagtgtgcggctgtgcggcactatgggagagacgtcatagatccgaggagcgggcggccaggcagaggtcagcggtctggaagcaggagcggggctggtgagtattgtgtttttttgtgttttttttgtgtgtgaagtggcgctactagggggcagattctactgggggcatctgtactgggggcatctatactggggcaaaactacagggggcaactgtactgagggcatctgtactggggcataacaactgggggcagcttctactggggacaGCTTCTACTAGGGGCAGCTTCTAGGGCATCTgttctggggcataactacagggggcatatgtactgggggcataactagagggggcataactacagggggcatctgtactggaggcagctctactgggggcatctgtactgggtgcataagaacagggggcatctgtactggggacatCTGTACTGAGGGCAGCTCTACAAGGGacagctgtactgggggcatctgtactgggggcataactacagggggtatctctactgggggcataactacaggaggcatctgtactgggggcatctctacagggggcataactacgggggcattactacagggggcaatactacatggggcattaccactgggggcatatctactgggggcactactaatggcattgcatagggggcacttaataaggggcatcactcctggggacataaggggcactactacttggggcactgtataaggggcaccaatactatgggctttacataaggggcactacaactgtgggcactaccactacagtgggcattgcataaggggcactgctactgagggctttgtataaggggtgctactgctgtggtcatgtTGGGTGACTACACCCCTTTCTGTTTTGAGACTACGCCCCTTTTTGCAACACTCGCCTATGGCGCGCACAATGCCTTTAGAGCTGcggtgggaaggggggtgagttccaccacctctccaggaccactttaagcactgctaagcaatctagtcaaattgcttagacATTAAGTGAAGATCTctcggtgtgtaccccccttaacaccttattacatttcccccagtagTGTTTATTTTTACTCTCTtttcatgggttgcagacactgatATCAGATCAAGCCACATAATACAAAAATAAATGATGGAAAAAGATTAAATTGTACACCTTATCTATTGCTAGACTTGGAACACTTGGTCAGGTAGTTTTTTACATTAATTCTTAGTAAAAAACACAACACATATCTAAGTTACATACCctatgccagtggtttccaaacttttttgaatcacggcgccccagAATatcatcagattttttttcacggcacccctaggccaaaaatttcttattgagaaatttagaatgaaatattacattaaatagattgcgtttataatatgtcatccttagggtcagttgtgtggtgagggcagggacgtatctaacacggggcgagcagggcacgtggccTGGGCGCCGtgacagccccaacagaggggggcgccaccggcacctgcgcgGCCCGCTCGCCTCATGCGACAGGCTTTccaccggcgctacccgcggccgcggctctctccctgtctccccggccccggctgctgtgcctgtcacactgtacaggcagcggcagccaggagcttccccccacccccccccccctcccatccctgcaGAGTCTCCATATCGCCAGGGCCGGAAGTGATGGAGAAATGCTGTCAGCCATGAGCCGCACACTGTGACGTAGGAAGAGAGCCCAGTACCTGAAGTTGCTAAGGGATGTGTGTGTCTGCTGCTTTTCCTGCTTAGAAGGGGTTCCCCTGGGGAGTGAGTTCCAGCTGCCAATCTGGTCAATAAACGTGTATGTTTTAAAGATCAGTTATGGTGAGTAATAATGTTACAAATACTGTATAGATATTTTTTACACTATAAAAATTTCCCTGCATTGGCCAACATatatgaaatgtaaaaaaaaaaattatataaatattataATGTGTTTGTATAAAGTGCCAGCTTCGGTGGGAAGGGGGGGTGACAAGGCACGTGGCCCCCCTGTTGTTTagggatttttattttattaaagtaACAGGCGCCGAAAGGGGAAATGGGCACTCTCTACCTGGACCCAGGCTCGTTGGAGGTGCCCAGGTCCAGTACCCACAAACAGGCAGTGCCCTACACAGCGAGCAGGGAGAAGAAGCATATGGCAGCTGCTGCTACAGCGAGCAGTCAGtcctccacctcactgcacccagcAGCCTGGACTTCCAGTAACCAGACTCACCCCACTACACTCTCTGCACAGAGAGGGAGCATGGACACTAGGACACAGACTGCCGCTGGAGACGAGAATCTTTCCCAACCTTGCAGGGATCAATGACAGGCTCCTGGACATAGGCAAGCTTTCTGGAGCTTCAGCCCTCAAAAGCTGAGAGGGGGCTGAGAGAGGAGGGCACAGTGCAATGGGCAGAAAGGGAGCAGGCGCACTGAGAGGGGTGGTGGTTACTAATTACTGTCAGCGGCAGCTCAGCAAACTGTGTCAACAGCCCAGCATGGCTGCGGTGTacacagggagactgttgccacacTGATTGCCCTTGCTCCCAAACTGCCCCTGGCTGAGTGTCGCAGAGATGTTAtatactgcctccccagtcaccaactatcttcCGGTCACCCCTGGCTTTTCCAATCACGctctgcctctccatctcccactatctctccctgttacccactgcctcaccctgtaCCTATCccctgcatcaccccccccccccccatcatctcattcagtgtgctctaatgtgaatttcggctcattcattgtgctataatgtgaatttcggctcattcaatgtgctacaatgtgaatttcggctccttcagtgtgctacaatgtgaatttcggctcattcagtgtgctataatgtgaatttcggctcattcagtgtgttacaatgtgaatttcggctcattcggtgtgctataatgtgaatttcggctcataccgtgtggggtaatgtgaattttggctcattcagtgtgttacaatgtgaatttcggctcattccgtgtgctataatgtgaatttcggctcataccatgtggggtaatgtgaagttcggctcataccgtgtgctatgtgaatttcggctcataccgtgtgctataatgtgaaaggggcaccagtactagatagtataaggggtcctactactctGAAGCACAcgacccttttgagtggccacgcccccttttccagagtgAGCGCGCCAAAGGCACGCGCATAGTTGCTAACTAcactttttcattcccccttcaaaaattccacttcgaccactgcacctacatctatacctacacaccctgacatctttatatatagTGACACCAGTggcgtgtgcacatactttccttttgtgtaagttgtaacactgtaagggtgcaaggtgccgtttcctggggtatatggcagcacgcagcagctgaggaacaacacaagtccagtttctggtacaactggccccagccagttttattgtacagaaaataaaacaaacaccaaaagaaaataccttgcctgtccggcactaactaaacacaagatgttcctaactatcactaaaacaaaaaacacagagttctccagcaaacactgtatagctcacttgtatcaggaagcgtgtttctctcacagagatcctgaagtcttcccaggcagtctgcacaccctaatcaggccagcagctctataacactcttacacagctgaaagcctgattagccttctgtgaggccaaagacccgaactgggcccaatgtctggaacttgccccatctctctttcagggcccttacccagcttttccaacaaactgaaaaggttctaacaaaacaaaacatattcctagaagttttcatttttctaatacatgtaagataagaacctgggacaaacatacctgccctcaaacactatcccagtgttcttgtcacaatatatatatatatatatatatatatatatatatatatatatatatatacacacacacattattatttttttatatatata
Proteins encoded in this region:
- the LOC135057964 gene encoding uncharacterized protein LOC135057964 — translated: MAKQHQPSCKLVLSQKGSMLLNIEGYLFAKSKQLGDICYWNCVEKKSGYCPSYASTIEFGTPVVCSHGEHNHPPWAEETDVARRRDALRQAIKRARREDFLAKTRSLTDINVPQHLREIGGELFLAKDTTFADNRILIFATLENIRKLQEAPYWVMDGTFKTCHTMFHHLCSIHAMVGTDESTQRFLPLVYGLLSSKSEECYKKFFSDLQDYAEENDIELAPQYIMTDFELATINAAKSEFPCSTQKCGLFHLSQNIWRSIQSAGLGDQNGAESDFSIQMRQLQALAFLPESEIPSAFVKLKTHMPRNAAPVIQYFEENFVLGKSRNAIRISPCYPPSIWSVAENNDLGIPRTQNELEGWHQRWNTILGQRTLGVFNLITHLIMEQRNTKNQIELVIGNVARTLPCKDDVSKEKALQTCARNRDALDTLTFLRGIAHNLRP